The Desulfovibrio sp. genome segment TCCGAGAGTATCGACAAAACAAGAAAAATGAGTAAGTATTTCTGATGTAATGCAAGGCATATAGGGCAATGAGGCAATATCCTTTACGGAGAGTTTTTCATCATAATGCTCTTCGGTGTTTAAATGCAGGCATGCCAGAAAATCAGCGTGTAAAAGGTTTACTGAACTGTGCACGGCTGTATTAATGCATGTTGCACAGACTGATCATTATCGTGTCCTCTTTGTGCTGCATACGGTACGTCCTGAAACCTGTAACACTGGAAGTGCAAGATGAAAAAACTGTTTTTTGCAATCGTGTTGGCGGCCATGTTTGCCATGCCCATGAACGCCTCTGCCAAGGCTGATAAAATTGATTTTGGCAAACTGAAGTGCAGTGCATTTGTGGAGCTGGATTCCGAAACCATGACCATGCTTTATTTTTGGCTTGATGGCTATGCCAGCGCCAAAACCGGCGATACAAAGCTGGATGTCGGCGCTGTTGAAAACAACCTGACCCAGATCATGAAGGTCTGTCAGAAGAACCCCAACAAAACGGTGCTTTCGGTTATCGCAGACTAGGTTTGCCGTTACGGCAACAGGTTTGGTTCTGGAAAAAGGGCGGGTTTCAACGACCCGCCCTTTTCACTTCTGAACATTGCCAGGCAGAGATCTCTGCTGCGCGGCATTCCCATCCGGCCCGGCAAAAAGCCTGTCGGCCAGTTTACGGTGCGCGGCGGGCATGGCCAGCTCGTTGAGTTCCTGGGGTGTGACCCAGCGGCATTCCGAGGCTGCAGTGAGCTGCGGCGGTTGCGGTGGGCTTTCCGTGTCGGGCGGTGTTTCAAGTTCCAGCCCAAAGCAGTGCAGCGTCAGCCTGTAGGTAGTATAGCCGTGTCGAATGATACCGTGCCGCTCAGTCACGCATACGGCAAAGCCCGTTTCCTCCATAAATTCTCTCACGCTGGCCTGTTCCGGGCTTTCGTCCGCCTCAACCCTGCCGCCGGGGAATTCCCACAGGTTCCCCCACACCCCCGAAGGGGGGCGCTTTTGCACAAATACCCTGTTGCCGCAGTGCAGCACACCGGTAACGGCGTTGACGGGTGTGATGGTGGCCCTCTTGCCGGGTACAGGACGCTGATCGGTGATGCCGAGGTGCAGGCTGATGCAGAACCTCGCCAGCGGACATGTTCCACACAGGGGTTTTTTGCGGCACACCAGCGCGCCCAGTTCCATCATGGCCTGGTTGTGCTCCCGGGCCATGCCTTCTGGTACAAGGCGTAGCGCCCACCGGTGTATGATCCCCGCCGCCGGATCCAGTTTTACGGGGCTGTCCACATCAAAAATACGGGCAACCACGCGCTCCACGTTGGCGTCCACGCAGGGCAGTTTTTCGCCAAACGCAATGCTTGCCACTGCGCCTGTGGTGTAGGGGCCAACCCCTGGCAGGGCACGTATGTCAGCAAGGTCTGAAGGAAAAACGCCGCCGTGCTCTGTCATTATCTTGCGCGCAGCGGTCAGAATGTGCCGGGCGCGTGAATAATAACCAAGCCCCTCCCACTGCCGCAGCACTTCTTCTTCGCTGGCGGCGGCAAGAGTGGCGATATCGGGGAAGCGGCGCATCCAGTTTTTGAAGTAGCTGACGCCACGTTCCATCTGGGTTTGCTGCAGCATAACCTCTGATATCCACACCTCGTAGGGGGTGTAGTTTACACGCCAGGGCAGGCTGCGCTGATTTTGGGCAAACCACTGGAGCAGGGCCGTTTGCAGCTCTGCAAGGTGTTCGTGCGGGGGCAGGTGGTGGGGCCGGGGCTGGCCCCCTTGCGGCAGACCCGGCAGGGTGGCTGGCTGCGCTTTGAGAGTCTTGCGGTTCATGGCAAGCAGCCTATACCGGTAAACGGGCATTGTCATCCGGGGCGGCATGCCCTATATTCGCGCCAATGGCGGGGTAGCCCCCGCTATGCGAATAACCACTCAAGGAGCACCCATGTCCGACAATCCTACGGTTTTGCTGGAGACCTCCTCCGGCGACATTCTGGTGGAGCTTTTTGCTGACAAGGCCCCCCAAACCGTTGCCAATTTTTTGAAATATGTGGATGACGGCTTTTACACCAACACCATTTTTCACCGCGTTATCCCCGGCTTCATGATTCAGGGCGGCGGCATGGGCGCGCGTATGGACGAAAAGCCCACCCGCGAACCCATTACCAACGAAGCCGACAACGGCGTGAGGAACGACCGCGGCACCCTTGCCATGGCCCGCACCCGCGACCCGCACAGCGCCACGGCACAGTTCTTCATCAACCTGGTGGACAACGATTTTCTCAATCACACTTCGCCCACCCTTGACGGCTGGGGCTACTGCGTTTTCGGCAAAGTTGTCGAAGGCATTGAAAACGTGGATAAAATTGCCAAGGTCAAAACCAAGACCGTGGGCTTCCATGAAAATGTGCCCACCGACATGGTGCTGATCACCGGGGCGAGCCGCTTCGAATAAAGCGAAGCGGCCGGCCCCCGCCGGACGGGGGGGGAGGGCGTCCGCGCNNNNNNNNNNCCCCCTCGCGCCAGGCCCGGGCCTGCCCTGTGCAATGCTGAACCGCCGTATGCCCGCACCAGCGGAGCAGCGGCGGTTTTTGGCTTTCTGGCGTACACGCCAACACCCTTCAAAGCGAGGATATCTCCATGTCCAGAGCGATAGTTGCAGAGCTTGAAGGCCCGTACCAGCGCGCCTGGGGCCTGATGACCCAGTTTATTGATGTCTGCCCCGAAGAAATATGGGCCGAAACCAACGGCGGCTGGCCCGTGTGGCAGCAGGTGGCGCATGCGGTTGCCGTGCTCAATTTCTTTGTTCTTGAAAAAGACGACGACACCTTTGTGTCCGCGCCTGCCGAGCTGGGCGTGCTCATGCTCAAGGAGCAGGGTCAGCAGGTGGTAAGCAAGGAAGCCATGAAGGCCTATGGCGCAGCGGTCATGTCGGTTGTGGATACCCGTGTGGCCAGACTGACCGATGCCGACCTGACCCGCATTCAGGAACGGGTGAGCAAGAAAATTGGCCGCGACCTCAGCTACGGCGCAGTCATGGTGATGCTTGGTTCGCACACCATGTACCATCTGGGCTCGTGCGATGCGGCCCTGCGCGACCACGGTCTGCCGGGCGTTTTTTAAGACATGCGGGCTGCGGCTGGCGTTCTGCCTGCCGCAGCCTCTCAATCTCTGGCTGTGGCAAGGGCAGGCCACGCCTGTGAGCTCGCCGTTTTTTCCCATTTCAGGCTCTGTATTTTTTGCACAAAAGCCGCCTGCTGCGCTTGACTCTGCGGGGTGGAGACTTATGTAGAATACATAGTTTGAAAGTATGCTTTTGGATGGCAGGCGTTGCCCAAAAAACTACAATACATACAGTAACCTGCACTATGCAGGAGGTTGTTATGGCTACCTGGAAGAACGATCCCGATCATTCGCATCTGGGATTTGTGGTGCGGCATCTCATGATTACGGATATCAACGGCAGGTTTGCCGATGTGGATATTGACCTTGAAGTTGCCAACGACGACCTTTCAGACGCTGTTTTTTCCATGACAGCCAAGGCCGCCAGCATTGATACACATGTGCATGCTCGTGACGAGCATTTGCGCTCAGCGGATTTTTTTGACGTGACCCAGCATCAGGACCTGACCTTCCAGAGCTCTGCGGTGCATCTGGGGGCAGAGAGGGCTGGCACAATCACGGGCATTCTGGAAATGCGTGGTGTTTCCCGCGAGGTTACCTTTGCCATTACAGCCAGCGACAGGATCACCAACCCCTTCAACAACAAGGAAACGCAGTCTTTCAGTATTACCGGCGAGGTGAACCGCAGCGATTTTGGCATCGGACCCAACATCCCCGCCGCCATTGTGAGTGACAGGGTACGGGTTGCCGCCAATTTTGAGGTTTCCCCTGCCTAAGTTTACCCACCACGCGTAATCCGGCCCGCCATACCCCGCATTACGTTAAAAAGCCGCCCCTGCTCGCAGAGGCGGCTTTTTTGTGTCTGCCCGTGGCATACTCGCGCATGCCAGAATTAAGGGCCGGAAGCTTTCGCTCCCGGCCCTTGGCCCCGCACCCTGTCAGTGCCGGGGCGGCATATTTATTGGCGGCGGTTACTGGATCTTGCAGTTACCGTCGTTGCAGTCTTCAGTGGCGATAACGGGGGTAGCCTGGAAGAGCACCACCTGTTCACGGCCCTTGTTGTTAACCACCACAACCGTCACGCGCATGAGGCCCTGGGGCAGGGGCGGCGTGGCCTTGGCCTTGAGGTAGCCTGTGCCGGTGATGAGCTTGGAATCGCCAATCATGGCCGTGCGGGCGTTTGTAAAGGTAAGCCGGTCAATGACCAGTTCCTTGTTCTTGATGGTGTTGATGAAGTGTTCCTTGTCCTCGATGTGCCCATTGGCGTTGATGTGCCAGTAGTTGGGAGCCAGCAGGGTTTCAAGGGCGGGAACGTCGCCGATCATCACGGCTTCGGTATACAGCTCCACGGTGTCGGGCTTGGCCTGGGCAAGACCGCCGGAAAGGGTAATCACAAGTGTAGCGAGCAGTGCAGCTAGAATCTTCATGGTGTCCTCCCAAGGTGGGCCGTTTTAACCTGTGCTTGCAAAAATTGCCAATGCAAACGCTTTCTTCTATGGTTATGTCTTAAGAGTTAAGCAAAATTTCTCTGTTGTAAAGCGTATACATGCCATAGAGCCGAATTTTCAGGCGTTTTTTTACCAAGAGGCGTGCGTTTCCATGTTAACCAGTGTTTTGCAAACCATAGGCAATACCCCCCTGCTCCGTCTTGACCTTTCGAGCGATCTGCCTGGTACGGTCTGGCTCAAACTTGAAAACCGCAACCCCGGTGGTTCCATCAAGGACAGGGTGGCGTTTCATCTTATCGGCGAAGCTCTCGAAGAAGGTCGTGTTGAGCCCGGCGGCCTGCTGGTGGAGGCCACCAGCGGCAACATGGGTATTGGCATGGCATTGGTGGCCCCCATGCGCGGGCTGCGCTGCGTGCTGACCATGCCCGAATCCATGAGCGTTGAACGGCGTAATCTTCTGCGGGCTTTGGGCGCTGAGCTTGTGCTTACCCCGGCAGAGCAGGGCATGAGCGGGGCCGTGGCTGCGGCAAAGCGCATTGCTGAAGAGCAGGATGGCTTTGTGCTTGGTCAGTTTACAAACCAGCAGGCCGTAGTGGCCCACTACAAGACCACAGGGCCGGAAATTTTCAAAGACAGCGTGGGCAAGATGGATGTGCTGGTTGCCGGTGTGGGTTCCGGCTCATCCATCACCGGTACGGGACGCTATCTTAAAGAGCGCATCCCCGGTTTCAGGGTAGTGGCTGTGGAGCCCGCGGCATCGCCGGTGCTTTCTGGCGGCAAGGCAGGCCCGCATCTTATCCAGGGAATCGGCGCAGACTTTGTCCCCCCCATTCTTGACCGCAGCCTGCTGGACGAAATTGTGCAGATGGATGGCGAGCTGGCCATTCAAACTGCCCGTCAGCTCATGGCGCAGGGTCTTCTGGTTGGCATATCAACAGGTTCCAACGTGCGTGCGGCGCTTGATCTGGCCGCGCGGCCAGAAATGCAGGGCAAAAATATCGTTACCTTTGCCTGTGATACGGGCGAACGCTACATGTCCACGCGCCTTTTTCTTGATGCATAGTCTGGAAAAAAGCTTTTTAAGGATGTAAAAGAACAAAAAACTTCTTTTCCGCCCTTATGGCTAAATATTCGCACCATGCAACCGATAAGAGAGGCAGCGAAAGCTTCGCTCACCGGCTGGCAGCAACAGGTTCAGATCTGCCGTCCGACATTAACGGGCCCTGGCCCAACGGAGAGCTTCCATGACGCAGACCAACATCCTGCTGGAAACCGGCACAAACGAGCTGGAAATTGTTGAATTTTACGTCAACCAGGACGGCTATGAAGCTCACTACGGGCTCAATGTGGCCAAGGTTGTTGAAATAGGTCGCCGCCAGCCTGTTACAGCCATGCCGGAAATGCGTCACAAAGCTCTTTTGGGCGCTTTTTTGCACCGCAACGGGCGCGTGGTTCCGCTGATCGACATGGCCCAGTTTTTGGGCAGCGGCCCCATTGAAAACGAAGACGCAAAGGTCATCGTTACCGAATTCAACGGCGTGTGTACGGGTTTTCTGGTGTCGGGGGTCAACCGCATCTACCGGCTCAGCTGGACAGACGTCGAAGCTCCTGGTCAGTTTTTGCAGAACGTGAGCCGCAGCTCGGTAACGGGCGTGGTGCGCCTTGAAGAACGGGTAATCTTTTTGCTCGACCTTGAGGCCATTGTGGCCGAACTGCACCCGGCCATGGCCATGCGATTTGACGCCTCGGAAATGAAGCACAGCGGCGAAAAGACCTACAATATTCTGCATGTGGACGATTCGAGCAGTATCCGCAGCCTGCTGGTCGAGCTGCTCAACAAGGAAGGCCGTTTTACCGTTACCCAGAAGGTCAACGGGCAGGAAGCTTGGGATTACCTGAAGGGACTGCGTGACCGTTGCGAGGCCGAGGAACGCCCCATTTCGGACTTTGTGCACGGCATCATCACCGACATTGAAATGCCCGGCATGGACGGCCTTGCCCTGTGTAAAAACATCAAGGAAGACAAGATTCTCAAAGAATTGCCCGTAGCCATCTTTTCGTCCATGATCAACGAGGCTCTGGCAAAGAAATGCGCGTTGGTGGGCGCGGATGTGCAGTACACCAAGCCCGACCTCAAGGTGCTTTCGGTCAAGCTTTATGACCTGGTTACCCAGGCCTGGGGCTAAGCAGTCAAGCATCGAAAGAATAAATATTGATAACTATACTAGAAAATTATCAAAGGTAAACTTTGGAAGTGCACATTGCCCTGCGCGGGTTCTTGTAAAAATTCACGTCGCAAGAAGTTTGCAAGACGAATCTGCATCGTCCGTTATGACAATGAAGGTTACGGGCAAAAGCAGCCAAGATGCTTCGCGTGTACAAAAGACGTTAAAGTAAGAATGTTCCAAAGGCTCTGACCACACTGGTCGGAGCCTTTGCCGTTACGGGGTTCTTATTGTTTCACTGACAACCGGGATGTGGTTTCTTGCTCCCCCCTGAGTCCTTCAGTATGCTGCCTGAAAGTTCCAAAGTACTCTGTAAACCCCTCCAAGACTGCTGCTCCAGCGGCCATTATTTTACCATGGGACGCCTATGACCGCCCAGCCTGAAGAAAAAATGCTTGTTGAACAGGTAATGCACGACAACCCGGAGACTCTGACCCCTGACCACATGCTCAAGGATGCGCTCCCGGTTTATGAACGGCATGGCGTAAACTGTGTTCCTATTCTGGATGGGGAAAAGCGTGTCAGGGGAATATTGACAATTTTTCGTCTTGTGCAGGCCGTGCGTGAAGGAAAAGCTTTTGAGACGCCTATCAGCGAGGTCATGGACACCAATCTGGTCAGTATCCGCAATGACGACACCTTCGGAATGGCCTGCAGCATGCCAATCGACAGGATGCTTGTGCTGGACCACGAGGACAGACTTGTGGGCGTTTTGACCAAGAAAGAGCTGATCCACAAAATATATGTGGCTTTCAGGAATGCAGATATTCATAATCGGGAGCTGAGCGAGGTTATCAACTGCGCCACCGACGGGATCATGATTTTTGATGCGGCAGGTGGCGCGCTTTTCAGTAACGACAAAATCCGTAGCTTGCTGCCCGACTGTGATAATATGAATGAGTCCGCTTCTCCGGATATGGAGATAGTGGCTGATCTGCTAAAAAAAGCGGTGGCTCAGGGCAAGGCGCACAATTCACTGCTTGAAAACTGCAACGGTAAGCAGGTTGTGTTTACCATTACCCCCTTGTTTGATGAAAATGAAAAACTTTTCCGCTGCGTGCTTTCCGCGCAGGATATGACGGAAATCACACGCCTGCAGACAGAGGCCGAAAATACGAGGCGGCGGCTCGCGGCTTTTCAGGAGGCCTCGCACAAAGGCAAAAAAGTTATTGCGTGCAACCCCGCCATGCAGAGCTTGCTGCGTGAGGCTGAAAGGCTCGGCAGTGTGGATTCAACTGTGCTCATTACCGGCGAAACAGGAACGGGAAAAGAAGTGCTGGCCATGCACATTCACAGCTACAGTGGCCGCCGTAACGGGCCGCTTGTGCAGATCAATTGCGGCACCATTCCCCAGCATCTCCAGGAAGCGGAGCTGTTCGGCTACGAAAAGGGCAGTTTTACCGGGGCCAATGCCAGTCGGTTGGGCATGCTTGAACTCGCCAACGAGGGGACCCTCATGCTCGATGAAGTGGGCGAAATGGATATGTCCCTGCAGGTAAAGCTGCTGCGCGCGCTTCAGGAGGGCGTGATCTATCGCATAGGTGGGCGCAAGCCTGTCCACCTTAACGTGCGCATCATTGCCATGACCAACAGGGATCTGTTGAAAATGGTGCGTGAAAATGCCTTTCGTGAAGATCTGTATTACCGTCTTAATGTGATCCCGCTGGCAGTTCCACCCTTGCGTGAAAGGCTGGAAGACATACTGCCGCTGGCGCAGCATTTTCTGGAATGTTTCACCAAAAAATACTCCACTCCGTGTGCGATCGGCCCAGAAGAAGAGCAGATGCTCCTGGCCTATCCATGGCCGGGCAATGTGCGTGAGCTGGGAAACTTTGTGGAGAGGCTGACTATTGCCAGTTTTTCCGCAGGATATTGCGCTTCGGTGTGGGAGAGCATTGCTCCGACTGGCCGTGCCGTTGCTGCTGGCAATGGCAGTATGCGCGAGCAGGTCAAGATGCTTGAGCGTCAGTGCATTGAAAGCGGGCTCGCCGCCACAAGCAGTATCCGCGCAGCCGCGCGAAAATTGGGAGTCTCCCACGCAACCCTGCTGCGCAAAATGCGGGAGTACGATATCGTGGTTCGGGAATAAACCAATCTGCTTGGCTTTGCATCGGAAAGTTCGTTCCGCATGTCTGTCAGGGGCCATTTGTCTATGAATGCGGGCTATTCCGGCTATGGTTTGAAAATGAACCATCTGGTTTGGTTTTGAACCATCTCTTTAAATGGGCAGATGCTGAGCTGAAAAATATTATTTCAATTAAATCGGTATATTATATATTTCACTAGTGATGCTCTGTGCGTCGGTTTGCCCGCGGCTTATACGCGGGCTTTTTTATATCTAGCTGAAAATAAATATAAAACTTTTTGGAACAAACATTGCTTATGCAGATTGTTGTTGAACATGTTTGTCTGCCCTGCACGGGGGGGGTGCGCACCCGCGACATGAGAAAAGAGCTCTACGGATTTACTTCGGTGCACGGCAAGCATCCCAATGCGCAAACGCGCCATTAGGGTGGTGATTTACAAAACACAACAAGAACATTCAGTCGCCGTTTCCGTCCAGGGGGTTGATCGAGATGCGTCTGAACTAGAGAAAAAGCAGGCGGTCACTGGTTGCAACTGTATGATCCGTGCGCACGGGCTGTACCCTTGCCGTTCAGCCGTCTGATTGCGGCAAACAACGACGGAATCATCCGTCATGATGAGGAGTTTGTATGACATCTGCGGCTTTTTGGATGTTTGGGCTTGCTCTTGCGTATACGCTCTTGCTCATTGTCATGAGCCAGATAGCCAAAAAAAAGGCCAGGGCGGGCGAAGACTTTTTTGTGGGCGGGCGCAAGTTCAGCCGATGGACTGTGGCTTTTTGCATTACAGGCCTTTTTTCTGGGTCGACCTATATCGCCATCCTAGAGCTCTCGTATTTCACAGGTATTTCTGCCCTATGGTACGGCGTTGCCGAATTGACACATGTGCTCATCATTGCGCTGGTGCTGATCGGACCCTTCCGCAAAAGGATGATGGTGACCATTTCGGGCCTCATAGGCGACAAGTACGGTCGTACTGCCAAGGGCATAGCTGGCGCGATCACGGCCATCACGTTTCCCATGTGGTCTGTGGCGACGGCGCTGGCTTTTGCCTCGTGTATCAACGCTCTTACCGGGTTGGATATGCTTGCCTCGGTCGTTATTACCGCGGTGCTTATGTATGTTTTTTTGAGCGCCGGGGGTATGTGGTCTGTGGCCATGACCCAGACGGCAAACTTTTTTGTATTCATGTGCATGTTTGCAGTGGCCATCTATGCCATTGGCATTAATCCTGGCTACAGCGCGCTTACGACGTTTCTGGAGACAAACGCCAAATACGGCAGCCTGACCAGCGTTGGTTTACAAACCATCTTGGCGTGGTTTGGTACCTTTTTGATTAATGTGCTGCTCGCGCAGGCCGCGTTTCAGATGGCCCTGTCGTGCAAAACGGCTGATGAAGGTCGCAAAGGTCTGCTGATCGCTGGCGGGTTTAACGTAATCTTTATTGTTATGGGTGTTCTTGTGGGCGTTGCCGCAGCCATAACCATGCCCGGCAACGCACGCGGCCTTGTGGCCGTGCCCAAGTATCTTATGGAAACCTTGCCCGCACCCCTGGTGGGCATATTTACGCTGGGCATATGGGCCTGCGCACTTGGCTGGGGTGCGCCCTGCCAGTTCTCTGGCGCAACCAGCCTTGGCAGGGATGTTGGATCGGCCCTGTTTCCTGACTCGTCTGACGCCAAACTGGTGCATTTTACCCGCGTTTCTCTGTTGGCACTGACGGCGCTCATGATCCTGTTTGGCTATCTGCGCTCCGAGCAGGCCGCATGGTGGAACATATTCGCCTGGACGGCCCGTAACGGTGCAACCTTTGCCCCCATGGTCGCGGCATTGTTCTGGGGTGTGGCAACGCCGCGCGCTGCCATTACCGCCCTTGTGGCTGGTTGCGGTGCCGGCCTTGTGTGGAACTGGATGGGCGGTTGGGCCGTCAACAGCTTCTATCTCAAGATCCATCCTGTGTGGGTGGCCATGGCCGCCAACATCATCGGCATGACCGTTGTTTCACTGGCAGAAAGGGGCTGGAGCCTTGTTGCCCCGCAGGGCGGAGCCGCCATGTTGCGCAATGGGGCGCTGCTGGCAGCCCTGGCTTTGCTCGTATGCCTGATTTCTGCTGGGGGCTGGCTTTATACCACAGGCCTTTGGGGCATGACGGCATTTCTGCTCGTTCTTTTTGCCTGGATTGCCCTCATTGTCAGCACGGAACGTCAGCGGCCCTCGCCCCTCTAGAGCGGAAAGCCGCTGAAAATGTGTATTTGCCCGGCACTGATTTTCACACACGGCCGCTCCGCAAAAAGCTTGCAAGGCGAAGAGCTTCGCGGTCAGCCAAATATTTCAAAGTAAAAAAAGCTTTAAAGGGGTCTGTCATGGCTATGGTTACTGTGGAATGGAAAGGAAACATGCTGTTTGAGGGAAGAGATTCCGATAACCGTCCTGTGATCATGGACGCCTCTGCCATATATGGCGGCAATAATGAGGGCGTGCGTCCCATGGAGCTGCTGCTCATTTCGCTGGCGGGTTGCACAGGCATTGAAGTGGGCCATGCCCTGAACAAGATGCGGGTTCCTTTTACGGAATTTAAAATCAAGGCCGATGCCGTGCGCCGCGAAGAAATTCCTCAAATTTTTACCGAAATCAATGTGGAATATACGGTCAACGGCGAAGCCGTCACGTTGGAAAAATTTGTGCGTGCGTTTGAACTCGGAGCCGTCAAATATTGCTCTGTAGCGAATATGCTCAAGGCCGCCAGCCACATCAACTATTGCTTTTTGGTCAATGGCGAGCACCATGCCTACCCTCTGGCGACCGCTTCGACCTAATTGGGGCTGAACCGCTAAAGCTGCCTGCTTTATTGCTGCAGCCAATCATTCCCCTATACCAGAAGGGCCGGGAAACCCACGGGCTTCCCGGCCTCGTGCACAGGAGAAAGCATGCCCCACTACAATCTGCCCGAAGATTTATTTTATACCTCTGAGCACATATGGGTACGGCAAGAGGGAGATGAGCTGGTGCTGGGAGTGACAGATTTTGCCCAAAGTCAGCTTGAAGAAGTGGTTTACGTGGATATTCCCAGCGTTGGTGCGCAAGTGGATGCCCAAAAGGAATTTGGTTCACTTGAATCTATGAAAACTGTCAGTGCGCTGTATGCCCCGGTTACAGGTATCGTGACTGCGGTAAACGGTGCTCTGGAAAATTCTCCAGCCCTGATAAACCAGGACTGCTATGGCAAAGGCTGGATTGCGCGCGTACGTCCTGAGTCGCCGGTGCAATCGTATGCTCTGTCGCATGCTGAGTGGTACGCTCAGCTATTGCCCCAAAACAGTTAGGCCCGCAACGGCCTTACAATACGAGCGAGAGTGATCGCATGAAAAAACTGACCATAATCGGCAGTGGCCCGGCCGGGTATACGGCGGCCTTTGCAGCGGCGCGCGCCGGTCATGCCGTAACACTCGTGGAGAGCGAAGCTATTGGCGGCACCTGTCTCAATTCTGGCTGCATTCCCACCAAGACGTTCAAAAGCTCCGCAGACATTTTGGACAAGTTCCGGCATATGGGCGAATTCGCTATCACAGGCTCCTCGCAGGCTGCCATTGATATGGCCCGTCTTCTGGAGCGCAAAACCAGTGTGATCCGGCTGTTGGCCCAAGGTCTGGAGAAATCCTGCGCACATCTAAATGTCGCTGTGGTCCGTGGCAGGGGACATCTTGTCAGTGCACGGCAGGTGTTGGTGACGGCACGGGATGGAAGCGTACAGCCGCTTGACGGCGACGCTGTTATTCTTGCCGTGGGCTCAAGGCCCATGGAGCTTTCAGCCTTGCCCACAGACAGGTGCCGTATCCTGACAAGTGATGACGCTCTGAATCTGGACCATGTTCCCGCAAGCATCTGCATTGTGGGCGGTGGCGTGATCGGCTGTGAGATGGCCTGCATTTTCAGAGCATTTGGTGCAGAGGTCACGGTAATTGAAGGACAGAACCGCCTGCTTCCCCTGCCTGCGATTGATGAAGAAATCAGCAAGCTGCTGCAGCGTGAAATGAAGAAAGCGGGAATCAGGGTTGAAACGGGTGTAACCGTTAGCCGGGCCGAAGTGGGCGACGGCATTGTGCGCCTGCATGCCGCCGCCGGGAGTGCTCGTGCGTCAGTGCCGCTCAAGCTAGAAGTGGAAAGCGTGCTCGTCACCGTTGGGCGTGTACCGGATACAACAGGGCTCGGCCTGGACACCGCGGGTGTGGCATGCGACCCGCGTGGTTGGGTACAAACCGATGCCTTTCTTGAAACCTCCGTGCCGGGCGTGTACGCCATCGGTGATATTCTTGGCCCGGAAAAGATCATGCTGGCCCACATGGCCGCCGTGGAGGCGGAATGCGCAGTTGCTAATCTTGGGCAGCAGTCTGTCCCTTGTGATTACTCGCTTGTTCCTTCAGCCATTTTTACTACGCCGGAGATCGGCTGCGTGGGGCTCACAGAAGTACAGGCCTTGGCGCTGGGGCGCAATGTGCGTTGTGTCAGGCTACACGTGCGTGAACTGGGCAAGGCCCATGCAATGGGAGAAATCGCCGGATTGTTTAAACTGATAGTTGACGCGGAGAGTGAGACAATCCTTGGGGCGCATATTTGCGGCCCGCATGCCACCGACCTGGTTGCCGAGGCTGCTCTAGCAATCCATATGGGCGCAAGTGTCGAGGATGTGGCACGCAC includes the following:
- a CDS encoding HdeA/HdeB family chaperone, producing the protein MKKLFFAIVLAAMFAMPMNASAKADKIDFGKLKCSAFVELDSETMTMLYFWLDGYASAKTGDTKLDVGAVENNLTQIMKVCQKNPNKTVLSVIAD
- a CDS encoding YceI family protein; translation: MATWKNDPDHSHLGFVVRHLMITDINGRFADVDIDLEVANDDLSDAVFSMTAKAASIDTHVHARDEHLRSADFFDVTQHQDLTFQSSAVHLGAERAGTITGILEMRGVSREVTFAITASDRITNPFNNKETQSFSITGEVNRSDFGIGPNIPAAIVSDRVRVAANFEVSPA
- the cysK gene encoding cysteine synthase A → MLTSVLQTIGNTPLLRLDLSSDLPGTVWLKLENRNPGGSIKDRVAFHLIGEALEEGRVEPGGLLVEATSGNMGIGMALVAPMRGLRCVLTMPESMSVERRNLLRALGAELVLTPAEQGMSGAVAAAKRIAEEQDGFVLGQFTNQQAVVAHYKTTGPEIFKDSVGKMDVLVAGVGSGSSITGTGRYLKERIPGFRVVAVEPAASPVLSGGKAGPHLIQGIGADFVPPILDRSLLDEIVQMDGELAIQTARQLMAQGLLVGISTGSNVRAALDLAARPEMQGKNIVTFACDTGERYMSTRLFLDA
- a CDS encoding DinB family protein, coding for MSRAIVAELEGPYQRAWGLMTQFIDVCPEEIWAETNGGWPVWQQVAHAVAVLNFFVLEKDDDTFVSAPAELGVLMLKEQGQQVVSKEAMKAYGAAVMSVVDTRVARLTDADLTRIQERVSKKIGRDLSYGAVMVMLGSHTMYHLGSCDAALRDHGLPGVF
- a CDS encoding chemotaxis protein, yielding MTQTNILLETGTNELEIVEFYVNQDGYEAHYGLNVAKVVEIGRRQPVTAMPEMRHKALLGAFLHRNGRVVPLIDMAQFLGSGPIENEDAKVIVTEFNGVCTGFLVSGVNRIYRLSWTDVEAPGQFLQNVSRSSVTGVVRLEERVIFLLDLEAIVAELHPAMAMRFDASEMKHSGEKTYNILHVDDSSSIRSLLVELLNKEGRFTVTQKVNGQEAWDYLKGLRDRCEAEERPISDFVHGIITDIEMPGMDGLALCKNIKEDKILKELPVAIFSSMINEALAKKCALVGADVQYTKPDLKVLSVKLYDLVTQAWG
- a CDS encoding peptidylprolyl isomerase; its protein translation is MSDNPTVLLETSSGDILVELFADKAPQTVANFLKYVDDGFYTNTIFHRVIPGFMIQGGGMGARMDEKPTREPITNEADNGVRNDRGTLAMARTRDPHSATAQFFINLVDNDFLNHTSPTLDGWGYCVFGKVVEGIENVDKIAKVKTKTVGFHENVPTDMVLITGASRFE
- the mutY gene encoding A/G-specific adenine glycosylase, which codes for MTMPVYRYRLLAMNRKTLKAQPATLPGLPQGGQPRPHHLPPHEHLAELQTALLQWFAQNQRSLPWRVNYTPYEVWISEVMLQQTQMERGVSYFKNWMRRFPDIATLAAASEEEVLRQWEGLGYYSRARHILTAARKIMTEHGGVFPSDLADIRALPGVGPYTTGAVASIAFGEKLPCVDANVERVVARIFDVDSPVKLDPAAGIIHRWALRLVPEGMAREHNQAMMELGALVCRKKPLCGTCPLARFCISLHLGITDQRPVPGKRATITPVNAVTGVLHCGNRVFVQKRPPSGVWGNLWEFPGGRVEADESPEQASVREFMEETGFAVCVTERHGIIRHGYTTYRLTLHCFGLELETPPDTESPPQPPQLTAASECRWVTPQELNELAMPAAHRKLADRLFAGPDGNAAQQRSLPGNVQK
- a CDS encoding nuclear transport factor 2 family protein — its product is MKILAALLATLVITLSGGLAQAKPDTVELYTEAVMIGDVPALETLLAPNYWHINANGHIEDKEHFINTIKNKELVIDRLTFTNARTAMIGDSKLITGTGYLKAKATPPLPQGLMRVTVVVVNNKGREQVVLFQATPVIATEDCNDGNCKIQ